A genomic window from Alphaproteobacteria bacterium includes:
- the rsmA gene encoding 16S rRNA (adenine(1518)-N(6)/adenine(1519)-N(6))-dimethyltransferase RsmA, with protein sequence MRDRRQHSPDLPAAGPRLPPLREVIARHALDARKGLGQHFLLDMNLTRRIARAAGDLGRGTTIEIGPGPGGLTRALLELGADSVLAIERDERCVAALAELGAAYPGRLEIIAGDALEIDLTALGVSPRRIVANLPYNISTPLLTRWLTQATAYETMTLMFQREVADRLAADPGSKNYGRLSVLTQWLCDVALLFHVAKEAFVPRPRVTSTVVRLTPRPAPRAPALQWALEEVTAAAFGQRRKMLRSSLKSLGVNAFALLALAKIEETRRAEEIDVAGFCALARAYARLKEPPAPNLSAPA encoded by the coding sequence ATGCGCGATCGGCGCCAGCACTCGCCTGACTTGCCGGCGGCCGGGCCTCGATTGCCGCCACTGCGCGAGGTCATTGCGCGCCATGCCCTCGACGCACGCAAGGGCCTCGGTCAGCACTTCCTCCTCGACATGAACCTCACCCGCCGGATCGCGCGCGCTGCTGGCGATCTCGGCCGTGGGACGACGATTGAAATCGGGCCGGGCCCCGGAGGGCTCACTCGCGCGCTGCTCGAGCTCGGTGCTGACAGCGTGCTCGCGATCGAGCGGGACGAACGGTGCGTTGCAGCCTTGGCCGAACTTGGAGCCGCCTACCCCGGACGGCTCGAGATTATCGCGGGCGACGCGCTTGAGATTGATCTGACGGCACTCGGGGTTTCGCCGCGCCGGATTGTTGCCAATTTGCCTTACAATATATCGACACCGCTGCTGACGCGCTGGCTCACCCAGGCGACGGCTTACGAGACGATGACGCTCATGTTCCAGCGCGAGGTTGCAGATCGCCTTGCCGCCGATCCGGGCAGTAAGAATTACGGCAGGCTGAGCGTGCTGACCCAATGGCTTTGCGACGTGGCGCTGCTTTTCCATGTCGCCAAGGAGGCATTCGTCCCGCGCCCGAGGGTAACCTCGACGGTCGTCCGTCTCACGCCACGGCCAGCACCGCGCGCCCCGGCATTGCAATGGGCCCTGGAGGAGGTAACCGCCGCTGCCTTCGGCCAACGGCGCAAAATGCTTCGCTCCAGCCTCAAAAGCCTCGGCGTGAACGCGTTTGCCTTGCTGGCCCTTGCCAAGATCGAGGAGACCCGGCGTGCCGAGGAGATCGACGTCGCCGGCTTTTGCGCACTGGCGCGGGCCTATGCGCGCCTCAAAGAACCCCCTGCGCCGAACCTCAGCGCCCCTGCCTGA
- the gmk gene encoding guanylate kinase: MEAIEVKRRGLMLVLSSPSGAGKTTISRRLMARDPNLIMSVSVTTRPRRRGEVSGVDYNFIDKTAFRELVERGKLLEHAKVFDHYYGTPRAPVEKALGAGLDVLFDIDWQGTQQLRENARSDLVSVFILPPSTAELERRLKSRAQDSAEIVASRMSKAADEMSHWPEYDYIVTNVALDDSVAKVEAILQAERLRRERQIGLVDFVNRLRQGR, from the coding sequence ATGGAGGCAATCGAAGTAAAACGCCGCGGCCTGATGCTCGTCCTGTCGTCGCCTTCGGGTGCGGGCAAGACCACCATTTCGCGCCGCCTCATGGCGCGCGACCCGAACCTCATCATGTCGGTATCGGTGACGACACGCCCGCGCCGGCGCGGCGAAGTCTCGGGAGTCGATTACAACTTCATCGACAAGACTGCGTTCCGCGAGCTGGTCGAGCGGGGCAAGCTACTCGAGCATGCGAAAGTGTTCGACCATTATTACGGCACGCCGCGCGCACCCGTCGAAAAGGCCCTCGGCGCTGGCCTCGACGTGCTGTTCGACATCGACTGGCAAGGCACCCAGCAGCTGCGCGAGAACGCGCGCAGCGATCTCGTCAGCGTGTTCATTCTGCCGCCCAGCACCGCGGAACTGGAGCGTCGTCTCAAATCCCGCGCGCAAGACAGCGCCGAAATCGTTGCATCCCGCATGTCGAAGGCGGCTGACGAGATGAGCCATTGGCCCGAATACGACTACATCGTCACCAACGTTGCCCTGGACGATAGCGTCGCCAAGGTGGAGGCGATTCTGCAGGCCGAACGCTTGCGGCGAGAGCGGCAGATCGGCTTGGTCGATTTCGTGAATAGACTCAGGCAGGGGCGCTGA
- a CDS encoding YicC/YloC family endoribonuclease, with protein MTGFARAVGHDEATSWTWEVKSVNGRSLDMRFRFPVGYDRLEAQARGLAIGRLKRGSLTVSLILSRVSGAAGWRINRDLIDELLSLHEDFTTRIAPAPPRLDTILTVRGVVEQIEDDSDEAAAERRAEAVLASLVEALDNLIAARESEGARLATVLAAHLDEIARLTTAAESLAVLRPDAIKARIKEQVAALLGAESILPEERLAQELALIAAKADVREELDRLKAHIAAARELLVSHEAIGRRLDFLCQEFNREANTLCSKASDVALTRLGLDLKATIEQFREQVQNVE; from the coding sequence CCACGAGCTGGACCTGGGAAGTCAAGAGCGTCAATGGCCGCTCCCTCGACATGCGCTTTCGGTTTCCGGTCGGGTATGACCGGCTTGAGGCCCAAGCGCGCGGCCTGGCGATCGGGCGCCTGAAACGCGGTTCGCTGACGGTCTCGTTGATTTTGAGCCGCGTTTCGGGGGCTGCCGGGTGGCGCATCAACCGCGATCTGATTGATGAGCTGCTCTCGCTGCACGAGGATTTTACAACTCGAATTGCGCCGGCCCCTCCGCGCCTCGACACAATCCTTACCGTCCGCGGCGTCGTCGAACAGATCGAGGACGACTCCGACGAGGCGGCGGCGGAGCGGCGGGCGGAGGCTGTCTTGGCAAGCTTGGTTGAGGCGCTCGACAACCTCATCGCGGCCCGCGAATCCGAGGGCGCACGCTTGGCCACGGTGCTCGCCGCACATCTCGACGAGATCGCGCGCTTGACGACCGCCGCGGAGTCGCTTGCGGTCCTGCGCCCCGACGCGATTAAGGCTCGCATCAAGGAACAGGTCGCAGCGCTCCTCGGCGCAGAGTCAATTCTGCCGGAAGAGCGACTCGCCCAGGAGCTTGCCCTCATCGCCGCGAAGGCCGATGTGCGCGAAGAACTTGACCGGCTGAAAGCGCACATCGCGGCTGCGCGCGAACTCCTGGTCTCGCATGAGGCGATCGGCCGGCGCCTCGATTTCCTCTGTCAAGAATTCAACCGAGAAGCCAACACACTTTGTTCGAAGGCATCCGACGTAGCCCTGACGAGGCTCGGCCTCGATCTCAAGGCGACCATCGAGCAATTCAGGGAGCAGGTTCAAAACGTCGAGTGA